The nucleotide sequence GAATTGCTGAAGCACCGCCCGGTGCGCCTCGGGGGTGCGGTTCGTGAGCTCGTTCGCCGTGAGCAACTGCCGCGCGAACGCCGCGGGTTTCAGCGGCAGGGGCTGCGTCGGGGACACCAGCTCGCCGGCCAGGTCAGAGCTAGGCACCTCGACATCCTCGATCGGGAAGAGCGGTTCTCCCGTCTCGCGGTTGAACACAAACACGTGGCCCGACTTGGTCGTCTGCGCCACCGCCGGGATCTCGCGGCCGTCGCGGCGGATCGTCAGCAGGTTCGGCGGCGCCGGCGGGTCGCGATCCCACACGTCGTGCCGGACAAATTGGTAGTGCCAGACCTTGCGCCCGGTCGCGGCGTCGAGCGCGAGCAGACAGTTGGCGTACAGGTTGTCGCCGAGCCGGTCGCCGCCCCAGAAATCAAAGGTCGCCGAGCCAACCGGGCAAAACACCAGGCCGCGCTCCTCGTCGAGGGTCATGCCCGTCCAGACGTTCGCCCCGCCGACCCGTTGCCAGGCGTCGGCCGGCCAGGTCTCGTAACCCGCTTCGCCCGGGTGCGGGATCGTGCGAAAGGTCCACGCCAGCGCGCCCGTGCGCACGTTGTACGCGCGGATATGGCCCGGCGCGGCCGGGGCCGGGCCCTCGCCCACCCGCATGCCCATAATGATGAGGTCACCAAACACGACGCCTGGCGTGTTGGCCTGGATGGCGAGGCCGGTGGCGTCGCGGCCGAGCCCCAGCGCCAGGTCCACGCGGCCACCGGTGCCAAAGCTCTCGATCAGCTGGCCGGTCGCGGCGTCGAGCGCATGCAACCACTGCCCGTTGCCAAAAAGAATGCGGCGCGCAGTGCCATCGGTCCACGTGGCCAGGCCCCGGTTCAGGCCGTTCGGCGCCAGCGGCGCAAACCGCCAGAGTTCGCGCCCGGTGGCGGCGTCGAGGGCCACCACCTTCGACTGCGGGGTGGTCGCGTAGAGCACGCCGTCGAGAATGAGCGGGTTGCACTGGATCTGCGTCGCCCCCTCCCGCAGGTCGCCGGCGTTGAAGGTCCACGCCACTTCCAGCTGGGCGACGTTGTCCGGCGTGATCTGGTGGAGCGGCGAATAATGGCTGCCAGCCTTGTCACCATGATAAACCGGCCAGTCCCGGCCGGCCGACGCGAGGAGGGAACCGCAGCCGGTGGCCGCGAGAAACGCGAGAAGGGGTGTTCGCATGGGCGCAGTGGAACACCGCGCCGCCCGCTTGCCAAGCGGAGACCCCGCGACGTCCCCGTTCACTGGAAATTAACCCGATTAAAGGATTGATCCGCCCGCGGATGGATTTGAGCTGGTCACCGCCTCCACCGATCTCGAGGGCCAGCGTGATCGGCGGAGTTCAGAACCTCTTATCACCATGATGCTGCCCACCCGTTCCCCGGCTGAATTCAAATCCTGGCTGGCTGCCACCCGGGGGCGTCCCCTCGGACGGCTCCTGCGCTTCACTCTCTTCGCCCTCGTGTTCCTGCTGAGCCCGGCCCGCGCCCCGGCGGAGCTTTACCAGACGATCCGCGTGAATGTCATGTCCCCCGAGAAATTCCGGATCGGGCGCGTCGTGTACCCCCTGGCAGAAATGACCCAGGTCGTTGCCGGCGAGGTGCGCGGCCCCAACCGGGTGTACGTGAAGTTATACATTCCGCTCGGCCTGAATAAATCCCTCGTCGAGGAAATCAAGGCCCACTGCCGCCAGGCGGGCGCCACGTCTTTCTTCATCCAATACAAGTCCTAGCGGAGCGCTTGCCAAGCCGAGCCGCTCCCGGCAGGCATGGGCCGTGCCCCGCCCCGCCGCACCCTCCCGACCCTCGCCGACGCCTTGGATCGCGTGCCTGGGCTTGTTGGCCGGCACCGCGCTGCTCTTCTCCCGCTCCCTCGGCTACGACTTCATCAACTATGACGACCCGGTCTACCTGACCAACAACCCGCGGGTGCAGGCGGGCCTCACCTGGGACGGCCTCGTCTGGGCCTTCAC is from Lacunisphaera limnophila and encodes:
- a CDS encoding PQQ-binding-like beta-propeller repeat protein, with the protein product MRTPLLAFLAATGCGSLLASAGRDWPVYHGDKAGSHYSPLHQITPDNVAQLEVAWTFNAGDLREGATQIQCNPLILDGVLYATTPQSKVVALDAATGRELWRFAPLAPNGLNRGLATWTDGTARRILFGNGQWLHALDAATGQLIESFGTGGRVDLALGLGRDATGLAIQANTPGVVFGDLIIMGMRVGEGPAPAAPGHIRAYNVRTGALAWTFRTIPHPGEAGYETWPADAWQRVGGANVWTGMTLDEERGLVFCPVGSATFDFWGGDRLGDNLYANCLLALDAATGRKVWHYQFVRHDVWDRDPPAPPNLLTIRRDGREIPAVAQTTKSGHVFVFNRETGEPLFPIEDVEVPSSDLAGELVSPTQPLPLKPAAFARQLLTANELTNRTPEAHRAVLQQFSRLRPHTPFMPPSREGTIIFPGYDGGAEWGGSAVDPSGVLYVNSNEMAWILAMVETGGAASPGEQVYRQNCIGCHGVNREGNVAASIPPLVDVGKRLNREQTLEVITKGRGVMPMWGFLTQAQREAVTGFLLGDAPPPREPSAAPAPTWVTWMPDNRTAAPPPYTHTGYNRWLDPQGYPAIKPPWGTLNAIDLNTGEYLWRVPLGEYPELMAQGLPPTGTENYGGPLLTAGGLLFIGATKDEHFRAFDPKTGRELWRVKLPAGGYATPATYEVDGRQYVVIACGGGKMGTKSGDAYVAFALPKTK